GTCGCCGTCGCGTGCGACACGAATGGCAACATTGACGTCGCCGACCTGCGCGCCAAAGCCGAGGCGCACAAGGCCGATCTCTCCTGCCTGATGATCACCTATCCGTCCACGCACGGCGTGTTCGAGGACAGCATCAAGGAGATTTGCGAAATCATCCACGCCAACGGCGGCCAGGTTTACATGGACGGCGCGAACATGAACGCGCAAGTCGGCCTCACCAGCCCCGGCTTCATCGGCGCGGACGTCTGCCATTTGAATCTGCACAAGACGTTTTGCATTCCGCACGGCGGAGGCGGACCGGGCGTCGGACCGATTGGCGTGGCCGAACATCTCGTGGAATTTCTGCCCGGCCATAACGTCATCAATCTCGGCGGCGAAAACCCCATCGGGGCGGTTTCCGCCGCGCCGTGGGGCAGCGCGAGCATTCTCACCATCTCGTGGATGTATATCGCGATGATGGGCGCGGACGGACTGACCGAAGCGACGAAGTTCGCCATCCTCAACGCGAATTACATTTCCAAGCGGCTCGAAAAACATTTTCCGACGCTCTATCGCAGCAACGGCCTCGTCGCGCACGAATGCATCCTCGACCTGCGCGCGTTCAAGGGCACGACCGCCGAGGACGTGGCGAAGCGGCTGATGGATTACGGCTTTCACGCGCCGACGCTCTCGTGGCCCGTCGCTGGCACGCTCATGGTCGAACCGACCGAAAGCGAATCGAAATACGAACTCGACCGTTTCTGCGACGCGATGATTTCCATCCACGCCGAAATGACCGCAGTGGAAAACGGTTCTGCCGACGCAAAAAATAATTTATTGAAGAACGCGCCGCACACCGCCGACCAGATCGCCAGCGACAATTGGAATCGTCCCTACACGCGCGAAGCAGCGGCGTTCCCGGCGAAGAGCCTGCACGACTACAAATTCTGGCCGCACGTCGGGCGCGTGGATAATGTCTTTGGTGATCGCAATCCCGTATGTTCATGCGTCGGAATGGAAAACTACACGAGTTGAAACGCTGATGGCCGCTGATGACGAAGGATAGCGCATCCCGATCGTCTCAAACTGAAACGATTCTTGCCAGACGCTCCATTTCCCCGCCGGGGGTTATGTGGGCGAAGGGAATTGAGCCGAAAGCATTTTGAAGTTTAACCCATGAACCCGTTCACGAAGTTCGCCATCCTCAACGCGAATTACATTTCCAAGCGGCTCGAGAAACATTTCCCGACGCTCTATCGCAGCAACGGCCTCGTCGCGCACGAATGCATCCTCGACCTGCGTGCGTTCAAGGCCACCACCGCCGAGGACGTGGCGAAGCGGCTGATGGATTACGGCTTTCACGCGCCGACGCTCTCGTGGCCCGTCGCCGGCACGCTCATGGTCGAACCCACCGAAAGCGAATCCAAATACTAACTCGACCGTTTCTGCGACGCGATGATTTCCATCCACGCGGAAATGACCGCCGTGGAAACCGGCGCAGCCGACGCAAAAAACAATCTGCTCAAGAACGCCCCGCACACGGCGGATCAGATCGCCAGCGACAATTGGAATCATCCCTACACGCGCGAAGCGGCGGCGTTCCCGGCCAAGAGTCTGCACGACTACAAATTCTGGCCGCACGTGGGCCGCGTGGACAACGTCTTCGGTGATCGCAATCCGGTCTGCTCCTGCGTGGGGATGGAGAATTATTCTGCCTGAATTGAACCGCAGAGACGCGGAGGCGCAGAGGTGCGAGCCGCACGGGCCAAAGTTCAGACAGGATTAACAGGATTCACAGACTTGAGCTGTTTGGGAAACCGCGAAAGGAATTCGGCGAAGCCGAAGGCCCGCAGGGCTGAGCGAGCGGGCGCGAGCGAGTCCATTGCTCTGGTAGGGCGGTGCTGCTGCGCCGCCGTTTCGAATTCAACGCAAAGACGACAAACAGCAAAGGCGCAGAGCCAGACACGGATGACACGAAAGGTGGCCATCTGCAAAGATCGCGGAGCCAAACTGGCTTGCCCCAACGGGGCAAGTCAGTTTCCGACTGCGTCAGACTTCGGCGCGACAAGTTGGCTTCGCAAGAATTGACGGCGGCGCAGCAGCACCGCCCTACCAGCATTGCCCGTGCGGCTCGTTCCCCTTGCCTCGTTGTCGTTCAAAACTTTTCGGGCGCCACCGTTGTCATCGGATTCACTGCTGCTGCAAGGTCAGGTTGATGCTCCCGGATGACATGGCCTGGGATGCCAGACCGTAACCATCCACGGCAATCCGGTACACCGTTCCCGCAGTAGCGAAGAAACTGATCTGGCTTGTCGCAAAACCGTTGTAATCGTCATTGTTGGCCACCAATGACAGACTGGCCACCGAATTACCCGTGTACGCGGCCATGATTGTGTCAAAGTTACTGCCAGCGGTGCTGATGGTGACCAGGCCGGACGCCGGCGCCTGCCACTTCCACCAGACGGATTGTTCGCCCGTGGTCTGCCAATGATAGGGTTCGCCCGATTCCCAATCTGCGCCCACGTTGCTGCCCACCACGTAATCGAACGAACCAACCAGTTGCAGGCTATCGGCAAAGTTGTCGTTGAGGAGGCCCGGCTTGACTGTCAAATTGATAGTGCCGCTGTCGCCCAAGTACCCATCCACGGCAATCTGGTAGGTAGTACCGACGGTGGCATTGAAGATGACCCGGCTGCAAGACCCCGCGCCGCCTTCGTCATCCTGCGCGATGGAAGTCAGACTGTTGACCGCAGTGCCCTGGTAAACTCCAAGGGTCGTATCAAAGGAACTGCCATCCAGACTGACTGAAACGAGGCCGCCGGCCAGGGCGGTCCAGGTCCACCACACGGATTTGCCGCCGGGAGCGTCGCCATGATTCGGTTCACCAGACTCTTTTGTGGCGTTGGCATTCGATCCCGTCACAGTTCCACCGGCGGATGGAATCTGAAAACGATTGGCGAAGTCGTCATTGTTGGTGTTACCGCCACCTCCACCGCCGCCAGAGTCGGATACGGCGCGGTAGAACCGGGACGGTTGACCCACGGTGTTGGATTCGGAGATGGCGAGCAAGCCGACCGGTGAAATGGTGTTGGTCATGAGCGGCACCCAGGTCACGAGGTCGGATGAAGTTTGAATGACGCATGATGTGTCCGCCGGGCCGGCCAGCGTGAATTGGACGATTCCATTGGTCTTGGCGAGCTTGCTCATGAGCATGGGCGGCGGCGACCCGGGCGCAGGAATGCTGGAGTTGTAGCGGACGCTGCCGCGATTCCACCGGGTTACCACGGTTTCATCGTATTGCACAAAATCCACGGCGAAGGCTGCCACCTGACCGTTCGTTTGGTAGTCCGCCTGCAACACATTGAACCAGCCCGAGAGGGTGTTGTTGCCCCGACCGGGGGCGGTGAGATTCAATCCCGGTCCGGAGCCCATGAAGGGCCAGCGCGTAGCGTCGGGATAATAGCCAACCTGGGCCAGAGTCATCCCCGGCCCGACAATGACCAGCTCATATCCGCCTGCACTGAAATGCACCGAATCCGTATAAGCGCCAAGATTGAACGTGCGACTGGCGGAGACATTCGTGAAGTTCACCGTTTGCCCGCCTCCTATCCAACTGGTGGGCGAACTGGTGAAAGAGAAAAAGGTGGCAGGGTTGGTCGGTGTCACCAAAGGTCCGGACGTAAAGGTAAAGGCCGGCGCCAGGAAGATCGCTTCGGGATAGGGCGGCCCAATGTCCGGCATCGTCAAAGTGGTCCCATCAATGTGACGGAGAAAGCGCACCAGATTGATTCCGGGAGCAATTTGGAAGGTAGCCGGATCCCCGATGGTGGCATTCGCACCAACGTCCGGCAACAGACCGCCCAACCGGTAAAGGCCGGGCGCCAAAAAAATCGGCGTCACGGTGTTGACCCGCCAGCCTCCCCCGGAATGCGCGGACGACGTCAAGGTCGAGGTGGAGGTGATGACGGTGCTGCACAGCAATGTCCCGTTCGTTTCCCACAAGCCGACGGGAAAAGTCTGGCCCAGGAAGAAGCCATCGGATTGATCATCCCAGAATCCCAGTCCATCCACGACGATGCCGTCGGCATTCGTGACTGCGAATTCGTATCCCTCGGTCAGTCCGCCCGCCAATCCGGCAGTGCCGCTGGTGGGATCGATGCTGATTGTGCCAGCAGAGAGCGAGGTCACAATGGACAGACAGAGCGGAATGATCAGCGTGATTACCTTTGTTAGCATCCTTTAGAATCGCTGGGTTGGTCATGATAGTGCCAAGCCCAGGGCAAAATACAAGATGTAATACTACTAACCAGTTGGAATGGTCGTGACACTGGTTTTCAGGGTCGCGGAAATAACCTGGTTTGACTTCCGGTGAAATTCAAAGAGTTCTGAGTTGAGCATTTCTCTGGGTCTCCACGATTCAATCAGAGCTCCAGTTGGATTTCCGTCAGCCAGTTCAGCCCCGGGACAGAGAGAGCTGGCGCACGGCCACAAACGCCAACCCCTCCGATTGGACTCCACTCGCGCCCGCTTGCCTGGCGTCGCGATCTTCGGTTGGCAGGATTACTTTTGCCATGTTGGGGAAGGTCTGTATTGATATTCGCATCCGTCGGGCTTGAGTTTTCAACCGGATGGATCAAGTCTCCGCGAGACTGCCATGTCAAAAGCCTCGGATTCGATCACGCTCGGCTGCTGGATTGTTTTCGTCGCTTACTGGTTCATCAGCGCGCTCCGCGTCAAAGCGATCGCCGAGCGGCAGAGTTTGTTGTCGGCATTGGCGCATCGGATTCCCGTGGGGTCCGGCTGGTTTCTGATGGCGTATCAGCATCTGCCGCATCCGTTCAACACCCCGTTGACCCCGCGCACGGATTTGACACAAATCTTCGGCGCAATGATTTGTGTGCCTGGATTGTTCGTGACGATCTGGGCGCGCTGGACGCTCGCTGGAAACTGGAGCAGTGACGTGACGCTCAAGCGGGGCCATGAACTGGTAAACACGGGGCCGTATCGCTTCGCGCGTCATCCCATCTACACCGGCCTGCTCGTGATGAGCTTGGGCACGGCAATCGACATTGGCTGCCTGCGCGTCTGGCTCGGGTTGGCGGTCGTGTTCATCGGATTTTGGATCAAGCTCAAGCAGGAGGAGCGGCTCATGGTCCGGCATTTCCCTGATGAATATCCAGCCTATCAAAAGCAGGTGAACGCCCTTGTGCCATTCATCCTTTGAATCCTTGCCGATTGAAGGGCTGAAAGTTGGGCGCTGGCCTTCGATCCGCATCCGCGTTCATCTGTGTTCATCGGGGCTTGACCAGGCCCCCGTCGTAAATGTCGCGCATCACGAGCTACGATCGTTCAATTACCGCGTGGCGCAGGTTTTCGCCGAAGCCGGGCTACGCGGGCTGAACAAAAAGGAAACCCTCGACGCGCCGGGCGCGTCTCCTTCACTGTGACGAGAGAAGCATGATCAATCGTTCATCCAGGCCGCCCATCTGGATTGTCCCGTTGGTGGTCGCCGGATTGGTGGCTGTCTTTGGCTGGTGGGGCCATGCCCGTCTGCGTCAGACGATCGAAGCCGAGTTGAAGGATGACCTCGCCACGACGCTGGCCGCGAACGTGACGGCGCTGGAGATCTGGACGACCAACCAGGAAAGACTGGCCACGACGCTGGCGGAAGAACCGCGGGTGCGAACGCTGGCCGCGCGCATTTTCGATGTGTTGGAGCGGGCCGGCGGTGATACGAACAAACTGTCGGAACTGCGGGAGATCGAGGAGTTGGGCAGTTACCTCCGGCCGCGTCTGAACAAAACCGGGTACGAAATCGCGCACCTGGTCAGCACAAATTATCTCGTGGTGGCCGGACCCATGCGGGGCCGGTTCCGCGCGATGTTTCCGGTGTACGACGAACACCTCGCCAAGTTTTCCGAGCTGTTTGCCTCCGGCCAGCCGGTTGTCATCACGCCGTTCAAGCCCAAACGTCCGGCGGACCTGGGCCCTCGCGGCGGAGCGCGCCGGGTGCGGGCCGGTGAACCCCGCGGATCATTCGACAACGCCGCTCCCTCGCGCGGAAAGGACACCGCCCCTCCTCCGGAGGGAGCGCGTCCGCAACCATTACAGCTGCCTCGATTCCGGCGCGGCGACGTCACGCTGATGCAGGTGGCGGCCCCCGTGCGCGACAATACGGGTGTGATTCTTGGCGCGCTGGCGCTGGTCATCAACCCGGACGCCGAGTTTACGCGGATTCTGTCCGTCGCACGGTCGGGAAAGTCCGGAGAAACCTACGCGTTCGACCAGCATGGACTCCTGGTTTCACGAAGCCGGTTTGATGAGCAATTGAAGAAACTGGGCCTGATCGAGGACCGTGCCGCCGCCAGTTCCGCCCTCAACCTCCGTCTCAGCGATCCGGGCAGAGATTCGCCGCAAAAGATTGTCCCGGAAGACCCGGCCTCGGCAACTCGCCCGCTGACGCGCATCGTCGCCAACGCGTTGGCGGGTGCGACCGGAGTGGACGTAACGCCTTCGCGCGATTACCGCGGCGTTTCCGTCGTCGGGGCGTGGCAATGGCTGCCACAACTCGGATTCGGCGTAGCCACTCAAATTGACGCCGACGAGGCCTACCAGCCGCTGCGCGTGCTTCAACTGCTGTTCCTGATTCTGTTCCTGCTCCTGCTGCTTTCCGCCATCGGCATGTTCCTGTTTTCCTATCTGAACGTCATCTGGCGCCGGAGATTGAGCGAGGCGGAACTCAAGTTGAAGCAGCTCGGCCAATACACGCTGGAGGAAAAGATCGGCGAGGGTGGCATGGGAATCGTTTACCGGGCGCGCCACGCGCTGATGCGCCGGGACACCGCCGTCAAGCTTCTGCTGCCCGACCGCGCGGACCCGGATTCGATCCGCCGCTTCGAGCGCGAAGTCTGCCTCACCTGCCGGCTCACGCATCCCAACACGATCCAGGTGTATGACTACGGCCACACGCCCGAGGGCATTTTTTATTACGCGATGGAATTCCTCATCGGCCTGAACCTGCATCAACTGGTTGCGCAATTCGGCCCCCAGCCCGAGAGCCGGGTCGTGCACATCCTCACGCAAATTTGCGATGCGTTGTCCGAGGCTCACGCCCTCGGCCTGGTGCATCGCGATATCAAACCGGCGAACGTGTTTCTTTGCAACCGGGGCGGTGTGCCTGACTGCGTCAAGGTGCTCGATTTCGGCCTGGTCCGTGAATACCGGACCGGCGAGCGCGATGTCCCGCGGCTTGTCGGAGGCAACGGCGTCGAAGGCACTCCCGCATTCATGCCACCGGAGGCGATCAGGGACTCCGCTCGCAGCGATCCGCGCAGCGACCTCTATTCCGTTGGCGCACTCGGTTACTATCTGTTGACCGGTGAACATGTTTTTCCGGCTGAATCCCTCCGCGAACTTTACGACAAACACCTCGACGAACCCCCGCCGCCGCCACGTCGCCGAACCACAAATCCGATCAGCGAAGAGATGGAAACCATCATCCTTCAATGCCTCGAAAAAGAGCCCCAGCGGAGGCCTCAATCCGCCGTCGAATTGAGCTCCCGGTTGATACGCAGCCCCGGGGCGTCCGCGTGGGGAACAGACGCGCGCGCCGAATGGTGGGCCGCGTACCAAAGCCGGGAATCCCAAAGATTACCGTCCACCGGTCAGGATATTTCGTCACCCATTGACGCCACAGTGAAGGTCAATTTCGACAGCAGGATAAAATAACCGGCTGCTCCGGCTCGATATGGGGTTGCGCCGGCGGCTCCGACGTGAGACGGACCACGGCAACTTTGGTCTTCCGGCTATTCGCCTTTGATGCGAAGGCAAAAGGAACGCGAACGTCCACAAAAAACCTCCCTGAGCGATGGAGTCTGCAGGCTTGCGTTGAAGAAACAAAAGCGCGACCCTGTCCCCTAAACCCAACCAATCGACTTTTATGAAATGGTTCGTAATGCTTTCTCTGGCGTTCGTGACAGCAACTCATGCCGCGGACAACAAGGCGAAGGACGAGACCTTCCTCGATCCCGCACGGGCCGGTCAGGACTACGCTGACCAGGGAGAATACAAAAATGATTGGGGCGGCGCGCAGATCATCGCGCTCGGCGACGGCAATTTTCAAATGGTGACTTATCGGGGTGGTCTGCCCGGCGCAGGCTGGGACAAGGAGTTCAAGCAGGAGACACCCGGCAAACGCGCTGGCGACAAGATCGTCTTCACCGGCGCGAACAATTACCGCGCCGAACTCGCCCACGGGAAGATCACCATCACGGCCGACAGCGGCGGCCCCTACACGATGGAGAAAGTGGAACGCAAGAGCCCGACACTGGACGCGAAACCTCCGACAGGCGCGGTTGTGCTGTTTGACGGGACCAGCGCCGGCGCGTGGGTCGGCGGGCATGAGGATGAACGTCATTTGCTGGCGGCCGGTTGCAAGAGCAGGCAAAGCTTCACCAATTTCACGGCACATCTCGAATTCCTTCTCCCCTTCAAACCGCTTGCGC
This genomic window from Candidatus Angelobacter sp. contains:
- a CDS encoding glycine dehydrogenase (aminomethyl-transferring) — protein: PNAGSQGEYAGLLVIRAYHESRGDSHRNVCLIPTSAHGTNPASAVMAGMKVVAVACDTNGNIDVADLRAKAEAHKADLSCLMITYPSTHGVFEDSIKEICEIIHANGGQVYMDGANMNAQVGLTSPGFIGADVCHLNLHKTFCIPHGGGGPGVGPIGVAEHLVEFLPGHNVINLGGENPIGAVSAAPWGSASILTISWMYIAMMGADGLTEATKFAILNANYISKRLEKHFPTLYRSNGLVAHECILDLRAFKGTTAEDVAKRLMDYGFHAPTLSWPVAGTLMVEPTESESKYELDRFCDAMISIHAEMTAVENGSADAKNNLLKNAPHTADQIASDNWNRPYTREAAAFPAKSLHDYKFWPHVGRVDNVFGDRNPVCSCVGMENYTS
- a CDS encoding isoprenylcysteine carboxylmethyltransferase family protein encodes the protein MSKASDSITLGCWIVFVAYWFISALRVKAIAERQSLLSALAHRIPVGSGWFLMAYQHLPHPFNTPLTPRTDLTQIFGAMICVPGLFVTIWARWTLAGNWSSDVTLKRGHELVNTGPYRFARHPIYTGLLVMSLGTAIDIGCLRVWLGLAVVFIGFWIKLKQEERLMVRHFPDEYPAYQKQVNALVPFIL
- a CDS encoding serine/threonine protein kinase, with protein sequence MINRSSRPPIWIVPLVVAGLVAVFGWWGHARLRQTIEAELKDDLATTLAANVTALEIWTTNQERLATTLAEEPRVRTLAARIFDVLERAGGDTNKLSELREIEELGSYLRPRLNKTGYEIAHLVSTNYLVVAGPMRGRFRAMFPVYDEHLAKFSELFASGQPVVITPFKPKRPADLGPRGGARRVRAGEPRGSFDNAAPSRGKDTAPPPEGARPQPLQLPRFRRGDVTLMQVAAPVRDNTGVILGALALVINPDAEFTRILSVARSGKSGETYAFDQHGLLVSRSRFDEQLKKLGLIEDRAAASSALNLRLSDPGRDSPQKIVPEDPASATRPLTRIVANALAGATGVDVTPSRDYRGVSVVGAWQWLPQLGFGVATQIDADEAYQPLRVLQLLFLILFLLLLLSAIGMFLFSYLNVIWRRRLSEAELKLKQLGQYTLEEKIGEGGMGIVYRARHALMRRDTAVKLLLPDRADPDSIRRFEREVCLTCRLTHPNTIQVYDYGHTPEGIFYYAMEFLIGLNLHQLVAQFGPQPESRVVHILTQICDALSEAHALGLVHRDIKPANVFLCNRGGVPDCVKVLDFGLVREYRTGERDVPRLVGGNGVEGTPAFMPPEAIRDSARSDPRSDLYSVGALGYYLLTGEHVFPAESLRELYDKHLDEPPPPPRRRTTNPISEEMETIILQCLEKEPQRRPQSAVELSSRLIRSPGASAWGTDARAEWWAAYQSRESQRLPSTGQDISSPIDATVKVNFDSRIK
- a CDS encoding DUF1080 domain-containing protein encodes the protein MKWFVMLSLAFVTATHAADNKAKDETFLDPARAGQDYADQGEYKNDWGGAQIIALGDGNFQMVTYRGGLPGAGWDKEFKQETPGKRAGDKIVFTGANNYRAELAHGKITITADSGGPYTMEKVERKSPTLDAKPPTGAVVLFDGTSAGAWVGGHEDERHLLAAGCKSRQSFTNFTAHLEFLLPFKPLARGQERGNSGVYLQDRYELQVLDSFGLKGEDNECGGIYSQTAPSVNMCLPPLTWQTYDIDFTTAKFDETGRKTKGAVVTIKHNGVTIHENLELKGPTPGGKKEDANGGPLQLQGHGNPVFYRNVWVVPM